The DNA sequence ATCGTCGGACTCGGCGGCCACGTCTTCATCGGCGCCACCGAAGAAGAGGCCAAGAAGAAGTTCCGCCCCTACTTCGACAACGCTCCGGTGTACGGCCATGGCCCCTCGCTCGAGGAGTTCGAAGCCATGACGCCGCTGACCGTCGGCACCGCCGAGCAGGTCATCGACCGCACCATGGAGTTCGCCGATTGGGTGGGCGACTACCAGCGCCAGCTGTTCCTCGTCGATCACGCCGGCCTGCCGCTGGAGATGGTCTTGGAGCAGGTCGAGCTCCTGGGCACCCAGGTCGTCCCGGAGCTGCGTCGCCGCATGGAGGCCCGCCGCCCCGACCACGTCCCGTCCAACCCCCCGACCCACGCCTCGCTCAAGGCCACCCCGGACTCGCCGCACTTCAAGGTTCGTCCGGTGGAAGAATCTGCTGAAGAATCTGTCAAAGAGGAAGCATAATGCGCACGCTCACCGTCATCACCGCTGGCTTATCGACGCCGTCGTCCACCCGCCAGGTCGCTGACTCCATCTCCGCGGCGGTCACCGCCGCCGTCTCCTCCCGCGGCGAATCCCTCCAGGTCGATGTCATCGAGCTGCGGGATCTGGTCAACGATTTGGGACAATCCCTCACCACCGGCATCTCCTCGCCCGCCCTCGACGAGGTGAAGACGAAGGTCTCCGCCTCTGACGGCCTCGTCGTGGTGTCACCCGTGTTCAAGGCCAGTTATTCGGGGTTGTTCAAGACCTTCTTTGACGTGCTGGATCAGGATTCCCTCAACGGCATGCCCGTCATCATCGCCGCCACCGCCGGGTCGGCCCGCCACCAACTGGTGTTGGACTACGCGCTGCGGCCCCTGATGACGTACATGAGGGCATTCGTCGTCCCTACCGGCGTGTTCGTCGCCACTGACGATTTCGGTTCGGACGACGGCAAGGGCCTCGACTCGCGGATTAGCCGCGCCGCCGGGGAACTGGCTGACCAGATTGTCAACACCGCCAGCGTCGGCGGACTGGGTGGTGTGACCGCCCGCCGCACGGGCGTCTCGCCAGATGAGAATGTGCCCAGCTTCGCCTCCCTGCTCAAGGGCCACGACGGGGTCTAACACCCGCTGCTAAACGCATGTCTCTTAAGTAATTTGTAAGCTAGGACACATGACGATCAGTGTCGTGGATCTCTTCAGCATCGGTATTGGCCCCTCCTCCTCCCACACGGTCGGCCCCATGCGGGCCGCCGTTGCCTGGGTGGAGGAACTCGGCGGTCTTCCCGACCACGTTGACATCGTTCTCTACGGTTCCCTGGCTGCCACGGGTGCCGGGCACGGCACCGATCGCGCCGTACTCCTGGGCCTCGCCGGCTGGACCCCCACCACCGTTCCGGCTGATGCTGAGCCGGCCCTCGGCACGGCCATTCCCCCGACGGGTCAGATCGATGGCTCCACCACTTACCAGGTCACCTTCGACCCGGTCCCCGTCGCCGAACACCCCAACTGCCTCTCCTTCAATGGCGACCGCTACTTCTCCGTCGGCGGTGGCTTCATCCTTTCCCAAGCAGAGTTCGATGCCCGCGCCAGCGCCGCACTGCCCGCCGGAGCAGCAACCGCGGCACCGCAGGGCGGCGAGATCCCCTTTCCTTTCTCCACCGGCGCGGAGATGCTCGCCCACTGCGCCCGGGAGAAACTCTCCATCGCGCAACTCATGGAACGCAACGAGTTAGCCCTGCGCCCCTGCGGCAGCATGAATGACCACCTCGACGAGGTCTGGATGACCATGCGCCAGTGCGTCACCGCCGGGATCTCCACCTCCGGCATGCTGCCCGGCGGCCTCGGCGTCGTGCGACGAGCCCCTGGCCTGTACACGCAGCTGCTCGAACAGATCGATGGCCACTATGGCGGCGGACTCGGCGCCATCGAATGGGTCAACCTCTACGCCCTCGCAGTCAACGAGGAAAATGCCGCGGGCGGTCGCATCGTCACCGCCCCCACGAACGGAGCTGCGGGCATCATCCCGGCGGTCATGCACTACGCGCGCGACTTCCTCGGCGACTTCACCGCGCCCCAGGCCCGGGAGTTTCTTCTCGTGGCCGGGGCGATTGGCATCATCATTAAGGAAAACGCCTCCATCTCCGGCGCTGAGGTGGGCTGCCAAGGCGAAGTCGGCTCGGCATCCGCCATGGCGGCGGCCGGCCTGTGCGCCATCCTCGGTGGCTCCGCCGCTCAGATCGAAAACGCCGCCGAGATCGCCCTCGAGCACAATCTCGGCCTCACCTGCGACCCCGTCGGCGGCCTCGTGCAGATCCCCTGCATCGAGCGCAACGCCATTGGCGCCGTCAAATCTATCAACGCCGCCCGTCTCGCCCGCCTGGGCAATGGCACCAACCGAGTCACGCTGGACGACGTGGTGGCCACCATGGCGGAAACCGGCCGCGACATGATGACCAAATACAAAGAGACATCCACCGGCGGCCTCGCAGTAACACTGGGGCTGCCGGTGAACATCACCGAATGCTAAATCAGGCGGCTGGCGATCTCCGCGACCGCTGCCTCGATCGCGACACTGTCCTGCGCGTGCGCCCCGAGGTCCTTGAGCTGGACTTCCCCGGCCGCTAGCTCCGCCTCGCCGAGCACAAGCGCGAAACGGGCTCCGGCCCGGTCAGCGCCCTTCATTGCACCCTTGAGTCCGCGGTCACCGTAGGCCATGTCGGCAGAGATCCCGGCGGCGCGCAGCTCATTGATCAGCAGCGCCATCCGGTGCTTCGCCTCCGCGCCGAGTGCCACGCCATAAACATCGACGCGACGCTGGGAACCTTCCACCTCGACGCCTTCCGCCGCCAGGGCGAGCAACGCACGATCAACGCCCAGACCGTAGCCAATGCCGGACAAATCCTGCCCGCCGAGCTGGGCCATGAGGCCGTCGTAGCGCCCGCCGCCGCCGATGCCGGACTGCGCGCCGAGGCCATCGTGGACGAACTCAAAGCAGGTCTTGGTGTAATAATCCAAGCCTCGGACCATGCGGGGGTTGATGACGTAGGGCACTGCCATGTCGTCGAGCAGGCCCGTGACCACTTCAAAGTGCTCGCGCGCCTCCGTGGACAGGTGATCCAGCATGAGGGGCGCGTCCGCAGTCATCTCCTGGACCTCCGCACGCTTATCGTCGAGCACCCGGAGCGGATTGATCTCCGCGCGGTGCCGCGTCTCCTCATCCAAGGGCAGCTTGAACAGGAACTCCTGCAGCTTCTCCCGGTAGGCCGGTCGGCAGGTGCTATCGCCCAGGCTGGTCAGCTCCAGGCGGAACTCCCGCAGTCCGAGGGCACGGAAGGAACGATCAGCCAAGGCCACAACCTCGGCATCGAGCGCAGGATCGTCAATACCAATCGCCTCGACACCGACCTGTTGCAGCTGGCGGTAGCGCCCGGCCTGGGGGCGTTCGTAGCGGAAGAACGGACCTGCATAGGCCAATTTGACCGGCAGCTGGCCGCGATCGAGGTTGTGCTCGATGACCGCGCGCATAACACCCGCGGTACCCTCCGGGCGCAAGGTGACAGAACGCTCGCCGCGGTCGGCAAAGGAGTACATCTCCTTGCTCACCACATCGGTGGACTCCCCCACGCCGCGGGCGAACAGCGCCGTGTCCTCGAAAATCGGCAGCTCAATGTGCTGAAAACCCGCCAGTTGCGCCTGGTGCACGAGGGTATCGCGCACAAATTGGAACACCGGCGATGCCGGCGGAACATAGTCCGGGACACCCTTGGGCGCGGACAGGGCCTGGAATTTAGCTGCCTTTTTCTCGCTCACAGGGATTAAGAGTACCTGCTACTCCCCCACTCCCCGGAGGAAGGGGTTGCTCGTGCGCTCCGCGCGCATTGACGTCAACGGACCATGCCCAGGCAAGAGCTGCAGCGTGTCCGCCAGGTCCCACACCGGACCGGCGAGGGTCGCATCCATCGCCGCCGGGTCCGAATGTGGCAGGTCAGTGCGACCAATAGACCCCTGAAAGACAACATCGCCGGTGAAGGCAAACGTGTCAGCCACAATAAGCACGCTGCCGGGCGAATGCCCGGGAGCGTGCACAACCTGCGTATCGACGCCCGCGAGGGTCAATGTTTGCCCATCCTGCAGCATCCGCACATCAGCGATGGGGGTCATATGCGCGGCGTCGAAAAGCACTTGTGACTGCTGCGAGACTCCCTCACCCGCCTCCAGCATGAACGCATCATCCGGGTGGATATAGACCGGAACGGTGAAACGCTTAGCTAGATCGCCCGCGTCCCGCGTGTGATCGATGTGGCCATGGGTGAGGACAATTGCCTCAAGCTCAACACCATGTTCCTCGAGCAGGTCAATGACCCGACCATGACTGTGCATGCCCGGGTCAATCACCACCGCCGACTTCTCATCGGCAAGGAGATAGGTATTGGTCTGATAAGGACCACCGGCGAATCCGAGAAGCTGCATGCTCCCGGATTCTAGTGCTTATGCCAAAGCGGCGACAGCAGAGTCGTAGTCGGGCTCCTCAGTGATCTCATCGACGAGCTGCGTGTAGATGACCTTGCCATTCTCATCAGCGATGATGACCGCCCGAGCCAGCAGCCCCTTGAGCGGGGAGCCCTCGAGGGTGAGCCCGAAATCCTCACCGAAGGACGAGCGGAACGCAGAAGCTGTCACAACATTGTCGATGCCCTCAGCCGCGCAAAAGCGGTCGTGCGCGAACGGAAGATCCTTCGATACGCCGAGCACAACAGTGTTGTCGAGGGAAGCAGCCAGCTTGTTGAACTCGCGGACCGACTGGGCACACACGCCAGTGTCAATGGACGGGAAGACATTGAGGACGAGGCGCTTAGCAGCGAAATCACCATTGGTGACCTCGTTGAGGTCGGTTCCTACCAGACTGAAAGCGGGCAGCTGATCACCAACTTGGGGAAGGTTGCCAGAAGTAGAGGTCTCGGTGTTCTTGAAGGTTACGTTAGCCATGCCACAAGCGTAGAGGTGTTCTGGGTCTCGTGCCACGGGCGCTAGACTGACCCGTCAAGACCTCATCGACCACCAACCAGAGGAAGTTTCTACGGTGACAAATCAGAATCGCGGCGAGGAAGCCCTCGCCAAGCTCGACCGCGAAATCAAATCGCGCGACCGCGCTGAAAAATCCAAGCCTCTCAAGGTCAGCCTCGCGGCAGCAGCCGTCATCCTCGCCCTGGTAGGCGGCATTTGGTACCTGGCCACCCAAAATGGCGACGAAGAAGCCACCACCGCCTCCGAATCCACGGCCCCCACCACCGCCGAGGCCCCCGAGATGGAACCCCTCGCCATGGTGCGCACCACCCCCCTCGCCGACACAGTCACCTGCACCTACGAGCCAGCCGGAGACGCCTCCCGCGAGGTAAGCACCCCCACCACCGAGAACGTCCCCGCCACCGGCACCGTCACCGTCACCCTGGCCACCAACAAGGGCGACATCGGCATGGAACTCGATCGCTCCGTCTCCCCGTGCACCGTCAATGCCGTCGAGCACCTGGCTGAACAGGGCTACTACAACGACACCGTCTGCCACCGCCTGACCACCTCCGGCATCCACGTCCTCCAATGTGGCGATCCCTCCGGCTCCGGCGCCGGCGGCCCCGGCTTCCAATTCGCCAACGAGTACCCCACCGACGAAACCGACGGCGCAGCAACCTCCCCCGTCATCTACCCGCGCGGCTCCATTGCCATGGCCAACGCCGGCGCCGGAACCAACGGTTCTCAGTTCTTCCTTAACTACCTCGACTCCCCCCTTGCCCCCGACTACACCTACTTCGGCCAGATCTCCGAAGGCGGCCTCAAGGTCCTCGATGATATCGCCGGAGTCGGAGTGACCAACGGTGCAGCTGACGGCGCCCCCGCCGAGGAAGTACGCATCCAAACCGCCACAGTCGGATAGTTCACCTGACAAAACCGTAAGTGACCACCCCCACTATGGTGTAATCAATCCCGACTTTGACGCGGTTTGGGAATGATTTTCTGTAACAGCGAACACAATCGAATGGCCGTGACCTGCGAGAATTCACAGGGTACCCAATGGTTGATATCAAACTGTTGCAAACTTGCAGGTGGCGGGTTAAAGTTCAACCGTCCAAGTACTACCCTTCCCGAAGGAAAATTCATGAAGCTTACTTCTCGCAAGGCCCTGGTTGCCGCTGCTACCGCTCTCGCCCTGACCACCTCCGGCATGTCCGCACCGGCCTTCGCTGCCGAAGGGGACAACCCGCCGACGACGGCCGCCAGCGGCTCCAGCTTTGACTCCTTCCCTGGCTCCTCCAAGTCCGAAAAGGAAGGCGAAGAAGGCAACGAACAGGGCTCCTCCATCCAAAACACCACCGCTGATCAGTGGAAGACCTGGATCGGCCTCTTCACCGCCATCATCGGCGCCCTTTCTGCCGGTTTCGCTTTCGTGCAGAAGTACCTGAAGTAGGCACGTAGCAGAAGCTAAGCTTCAGCCGCCTCCCCATTTGGGGGAGGCGGCTTTTTGCATGGGGATACTCCCCATCCACCCATGAACTACAGCCGGGAGCCCACACCGACCAGAGTATCGAAATTATTTTCTACCGGGCCTTGTCAGTGTCGTCTATCTGTTCTATCATTAGAACATCCGAACGATACTTTGGGAGGGGGGATCATGGATCTTCACCAGAGCTTGTTTGAGTT is a window from the Corynebacterium testudinoris genome containing:
- a CDS encoding FMN reductase, which encodes MRTLTVITAGLSTPSSTRQVADSISAAVTAAVSSRGESLQVDVIELRDLVNDLGQSLTTGISSPALDEVKTKVSASDGLVVVSPVFKASYSGLFKTFFDVLDQDSLNGMPVIIAATAGSARHQLVLDYALRPLMTYMRAFVVPTGVFVATDDFGSDDGKGLDSRISRAAGELADQIVNTASVGGLGGVTARRTGVSPDENVPSFASLLKGHDGV
- a CDS encoding L-serine ammonia-lyase, with product MTISVVDLFSIGIGPSSSHTVGPMRAAVAWVEELGGLPDHVDIVLYGSLAATGAGHGTDRAVLLGLAGWTPTTVPADAEPALGTAIPPTGQIDGSTTYQVTFDPVPVAEHPNCLSFNGDRYFSVGGGFILSQAEFDARASAALPAGAATAAPQGGEIPFPFSTGAEMLAHCAREKLSIAQLMERNELALRPCGSMNDHLDEVWMTMRQCVTAGISTSGMLPGGLGVVRRAPGLYTQLLEQIDGHYGGGLGAIEWVNLYALAVNEENAAGGRIVTAPTNGAAGIIPAVMHYARDFLGDFTAPQAREFLLVAGAIGIIIKENASISGAEVGCQGEVGSASAMAAAGLCAILGGSAAQIENAAEIALEHNLGLTCDPVGGLVQIPCIERNAIGAVKSINAARLARLGNGTNRVTLDDVVATMAETGRDMMTKYKETSTGGLAVTLGLPVNITEC
- the hisS gene encoding histidine--tRNA ligase, yielding MSEKKAAKFQALSAPKGVPDYVPPASPVFQFVRDTLVHQAQLAGFQHIELPIFEDTALFARGVGESTDVVSKEMYSFADRGERSVTLRPEGTAGVMRAVIEHNLDRGQLPVKLAYAGPFFRYERPQAGRYRQLQQVGVEAIGIDDPALDAEVVALADRSFRALGLREFRLELTSLGDSTCRPAYREKLQEFLFKLPLDEETRHRAEINPLRVLDDKRAEVQEMTADAPLMLDHLSTEAREHFEVVTGLLDDMAVPYVINPRMVRGLDYYTKTCFEFVHDGLGAQSGIGGGGRYDGLMAQLGGQDLSGIGYGLGVDRALLALAAEGVEVEGSQRRVDVYGVALGAEAKHRMALLINELRAAGISADMAYGDRGLKGAMKGADRAGARFALVLGEAELAAGEVQLKDLGAHAQDSVAIEAAVAEIASRLI
- a CDS encoding MBL fold metallo-hydrolase, encoding MQLLGFAGGPYQTNTYLLADEKSAVVIDPGMHSHGRVIDLLEEHGVELEAIVLTHGHIDHTRDAGDLAKRFTVPVYIHPDDAFMLEAGEGVSQQSQVLFDAAHMTPIADVRMLQDGQTLTLAGVDTQVVHAPGHSPGSVLIVADTFAFTGDVVFQGSIGRTDLPHSDPAAMDATLAGPVWDLADTLQLLPGHGPLTSMRAERTSNPFLRGVGE
- the tpx gene encoding thiol peroxidase is translated as MANVTFKNTETSTSGNLPQVGDQLPAFSLVGTDLNEVTNGDFAAKRLVLNVFPSIDTGVCAQSVREFNKLAASLDNTVVLGVSKDLPFAHDRFCAAEGIDNVVTASAFRSSFGEDFGLTLEGSPLKGLLARAVIIADENGKVIYTQLVDEITEEPDYDSAVAALA
- a CDS encoding peptidylprolyl isomerase; its protein translation is MTNQNRGEEALAKLDREIKSRDRAEKSKPLKVSLAAAAVILALVGGIWYLATQNGDEEATTASESTAPTTAEAPEMEPLAMVRTTPLADTVTCTYEPAGDASREVSTPTTENVPATGTVTVTLATNKGDIGMELDRSVSPCTVNAVEHLAEQGYYNDTVCHRLTTSGIHVLQCGDPSGSGAGGPGFQFANEYPTDETDGAATSPVIYPRGSIAMANAGAGTNGSQFFLNYLDSPLAPDYTYFGQISEGGLKVLDDIAGVGVTNGAADGAPAEEVRIQTATVG